In Drosophila subpulchrella strain 33 F10 #4 breed RU33 chromosome X, RU_Dsub_v1.1 Primary Assembly, whole genome shotgun sequence, the DNA window GGTAAGGGTcctatatacatttatatagAAGTGAATACCTGATAACTTATGCCATCGTCTCTCTGCCCGCCACAGCCCAACGTCTTTCCCGGTCTGGTGCCATTGATTCGCAGCTATTTGCAGTCCATGGAGGTGGACACCGATACGCATTGCACCATTGAACAGTATCTGCGCTTTATTGAGAAGCGTGCCGCCGGCGAGCTGATCACCACGGCCACCTGGATGCGTGAGCAGGTGCTCAGTCACCCGGATTATAAGTAAGTGATATCTTTAAGATATACAATCTGAAGATAAGCTAATCCGAAATCTTTAACAGGCAAGATTCCGTGGTGAGCGAGCGCATCAATTACGATCTGCTGAAGCGCATCCAGGGCATTCAGGAGGGCAAGCAGGTGGAGCCGGCGCTGCTCGGCCAGGGCTATCATTCCAAGACGAAGACGAAAGACTTCATTCCGCCGGCGCTGCAGAAGCAGCTGGCCAAGAACGGCTGCTGCGAGGAGAAATGATCGAGGAGCGCGCTGCGGACGCGACCAACGCAGCTGGCCGCCGGTGGCCGGCGCATGTGATTCGGGTTTTGTGGGTCCGTTTGGATGTAGTGCGGCATATTGTTGAGGGCAAaaagcaaaggcaaaggcagcgGCAACGGCAAAACGAACCGAAACGATACGGATACGGAGCAACATTTAtcaatattaatttaatagcataatttaaaaaaaaaagaaaacgaaaAGGATTAACAATTAGCGTGCACCAGGATCCTAATTGTGGACAAATGTTTTGCGGCCGTGCGTGGCCTTTGGATGAATGCGCAaagcaggcaggcagacagcaggaggaggagaatGGAGGATGGATTGAGGACTGAGGAATGGTTATGGGGCACATGAGGATCCCCTTGCGCGGATCCCCAGCCAGCCAGGTTATTATCCTCCGCTTCACCAGGCTCTCGTCGTCATTGGTTTCGATGGAATATCGGGATCCTTCGAGCCCTCGATCACAACTGATTTGCAATAGTTGAATAGATAACAAAAGAGAACTACGAAATCTACTATATACCAATGTCAAGgactacaacaacaacataaaTCTCAACCAAGTGCCGTTCCGCAAGACCTACAAAAAATATGAATACATATAGTTCAAAACGAGGCAAGGTTAAAAGCGTATTTCTGTTTGTTTTCGTTTAcatcatatatatttattatattattcctATTCTTATAAATGCAAGTACAATGAaaagttgtttattttttttaaatagatcTATTTACACACcaacatacacacacacacacgcaaaaCACACATATGTCTAAAAGTGGCCTGCTGTTATTAAACTAGATATGATAAGAATAACTAAAAACAACACTTGTgctattataatttattatgtATGTAATTGTTTCACCATTATGATACgattataatttattatgaACACAAGCAAGCAAATAAACGGAAAAATTGTTGAATCTTTAAACTAAACAGAATTGGGTCGTCTAGGACTTGTGGACTTTTGATAAGATGCCTTCTAGAACCGAAAAAACTGTACTTAAATacgatatataaatatataatgttATCACACTGGGGTTTCTCCTGCAAACGGTAGACTAAAATAGCTGAAATTGCTAGATTACAAAAATGGTTATAACcaattaaaaaaactaaacaatatatatatatatgtgtgccACAGGCAAAACGTTTAACCAAAAAATTTGCTagcatttaaattaccattTTTATAACGAAACAGAGCCCAATTATTTGCTTGCCCTTCAAAAcagtatttttatataaaccACCCTATTGTACTGTCCCCCACAACctagttaaatatatttaatatatatattctatgcaaataaataaaaaacggTTTGCTAAAAACCAAAGGAAAAAAGCTTttcattttttgaatttaagcgCCAAGTTGGCAGCCCCCGATGTCAGAAAATCGATAACGATAACAGGCCGGTATGCCCCACCTCtaagatataaaaaaaaaacaaaatagggAAATAAAAACAAGTGATTGGATAATGTTTGTTTGTTGATTTCGCGGATTTAAGTTGGTAATTTAGAGAACATTTCGTTGGTGTGGTGGAGTGGCTGTTTTGGGTTGGCGGTAATAATTGCgtgccaaaaacaaaatataaacaaactctAGACACCCTTAACCCTTGTGCGCGTGTGTGAGCGGGTGTCTTGCGgctttttttctgggtgtggAAGAGTGCCGTTGCAAAAACCACATACATTTACCGCTGTACAGTGAACACTCGATTGGTTCAACATTTTGTTAAAtaagaaaatacaaaattattaaaaattaaatgtaaaaaacatatgatttgaaattaatagtaattttttaaaaatcaatatttttctattttgcagaatttatttttttataagttcACCTTATCGAGTGGCCACAGCATGCCCCACTTCAGCCCCCTCCCCTGCCACGCCGGCGACAAATAGACAGTGGAGCAAAGGAGACAAAAACAAGTGCATCGCGTTTGGCGAGAGCAGCATCATCGTACATATTTCGTTTCGCATCTCGCATCATCGAAATTAATCAAGTGAATTTCACATTCACATTCGCGTGCTGCTGCCAAAGGGAACAACAACAAGTGATGGCGCAGCGGAAGTAACTGTCGCCCAAAAAGGACATCGAGCATaaagcagaagaagaagaggagcAGGAAACACGCCCATCGGCAGGACGTAAAGAAGACGgccacacacatacatacatatgcaaACGTCCTTGGCTCGTGGACGTCAAGTGGAGGAAGTGGAGGAGGCAGCAGGACGAAGAAGAATAGGTGACGTCTGAAACAACAAACAACAGGAACACGATACAACaacacaacagcagcagcaacgacgacagcaacaacaacaacaaccgaCAAACGCAATTACAGTAAAAGGTGCGCCCCAAAAGATGGGTAAGTGGGCGGGGATATTCTCTTTTCTTCACCTCCTTTTCTGTTGTCCCCATTGTCGCATTTCCATACATTATTTCCGCTTTCGCTGTGTGTGCGTGTATGGGCGTGTGTTTGTCTGTGTGAGAGTCCAGCAGGTGCCTTTGACAAGTTCCGGAATCTTTGGCCCTCGAAAACGGTGTTTTTCAGTTCAGGGATCGGTGTAAAACGAGAAATGGTGTTAgtatattttagaaaattattacCAGATCCATTATAATAGATCCCTATTTGATAAATGAAATTGTCATACTTTGCTAATATTCTAAATATGAATTATCAAAATgatatatttactttttatCCTTTAAACAGAGAAAGTTAAGAAGAGCCTTACATGCAATTATCCTTTAATTTCGTAATTATATTCCCACCtagcattttattttattccaaatTAGCTAACTGCATAAACCCTATTAATTTCATTAGTGGGTGTATATAtctaaaatgaaatttaagcTTTATTATGATCtagttcattttatttatttaaaaatatttattttaacaaatatgcgtgcataaacaaaaaattgtacagtaaaataaaatgtttaatgttTAGTTTgtaaatttacattttcaacagaattattattatacatttttaatattttactagattttacattttaaaccACAAATGTGAACTACAAATATTACGGTTATTAGTACCGTTGTTTACTGGCTAATTTATGAACCGGTTCGCACTCGCAAGGACATTCTGAGAGAGAGGGAAATGCGCGCGCGTGGAGAGAGAAATCTCAAGTGGGCGGGGCAGTGGAGGGGCCGTTGTGTTTTGAAACGGATTTGTCCGTGTTGAGATTTTCACACAAAGCAACAACATAGACACACAAAGAAAATTATATCATTTGTTATtcaaatatcaaaataattattcagcttcaaaataaataaaaaaaattccttGGGCAGCGGTGGGACTTGAACTCGGACCTTTGTTACGACCTTTAAAATTCAGATTTATattgttttacatttaataaaaattaagacacgttttatgatattttatcagatcaataaataattttaagatATGCACCATTAGtaggtatttttaaatatcctGAGACTTTTCCCCCGGTGTAGCCAAGAGAGTGGAGAGCGCAGAAGCCACGTGGCTCTCTCGGGCGTGTTTGTGTTTGTGGGGAAAACAATGTAAGCTGAAAATGATCAAAAGCGCAAGGCGTTGTTGCAGGACCAAATAGCAGCGCACAAAGCAGAAACGGGAAAGGCAGGAAGAGCGAGCGAGCGCAAGTGAAATATGAAAATTGCATTTTCCTTTTCCTGTGTGGGGGCGCTCTATTAAAAATTCCATCAGCAGGCGTATCCTGTTTTGCGGCTGTGTGCGTGAGTCCTGCGGAACTCTGCAGTGCAGTGCAGTCGCAATTCCTGCTGGAAAAAGAATTCACAGGCGAAGAAAAAGTCAAATTCGTCGGCAGTCCGCCGTTTGGCCCTCGGCAgtgaactttgattttttgtttaagtTTAGCGCCCGCTGCACTTTTCCCCATTTTTCTTCTGTGAGTGCCGACGCCCTCGAAAAAGAGATTTTCCAATTTTGCAACTTTGAAATTCAACTCAAATGATGCGTCCCTTTTTTTTGATACAAATTTCAGCGAcagcagaggcagcagcagcagaagcaggAGGAGCAAGTGGCCCCAGTGTAGCAGCAGGATCAGCaggaggaggtggaggtggaAGCAGTGACATCGGTTTGGGCATCGGCATAGGCATCGAGATGCTGAAGGCCCTGTACGATTTCCAGGCGGTCTATCCCAAGACCATTAGCTTCGATGAGGGCGAGTACTTCATCCTCTACCAGACATCCGCCCGCCAGCGCAATTGGTGGCAAGTGGTCAGCATGAAGGGCAACATTGGCTTTGTGCCCTCCAATTACGTAATGAAGATTAAGGTGGGCACGCCGCTTGAATAAGAGGCTAAACGAGTTGCTAACCCTTTTTTGAAACTTTACCAGGTGGAGCACGACTTTCTCATCAGCTTTCTGAACTCCTCGATAGAATCACTGGAGAAGTGCACGGATCATGAGATCAATGGCATCATGTCCAAGGACGAACTGCTGGACAGGCTGCGCGAGAAGAAGCACACCATGGAGCGACTCTACGCGGTGGGTTTAAGGAGCAACAACCAAGGAACCCATCTAACTTTTACCCCCCTTCTGCAGGAGAGTTCTGAGCGCGATGGCGACTCATCGCTGTCCTATTCGCAGAGCTACAGCGACAAGGGCAGCCACCGGCACTCGCATCCCCATCCCACCCAATCCCAGACGCAGCTCCATTCCCAGCATCGCCAGCACAGTCCACCGCCCAGCGGCAGTGGTGGTGGCCCCCAGCGCCTGGACATGAGCAAGAAGAGCATGTCCAGTCCGGCGGTGGGCTCTTCATGTGGTGCGCTCCAAAATCAGGGCATGATTGAGTCGCCCAGCATGGGCAGCATGCAGTTCCAGGGCAGCAGCTGCACCATCCAGacgccgcagcagcaacagccgcTACCAGCACCGCCAGCACCAGCTCCATCGCCATCACCATCGCCAGCTCCAGCCACGCCCACGGCGGCCGCATCGAGCAAAGCAGCCGCCGGCGGGGATGTGGCGCAGGACAATAGCATTACGTCGGAGCCGTCGGAGACGACAACGACCACTACGACGACCAGCGAGGATGTGGTCACCACATACAAGGAGACCAGTCAGATGAGCACCAGCCAGCAGAACAAGCCTGCGAATGGCAGCACTGCCTCAGCATCCATTTCCGCATCCGCCTCGGCTTCGGCTTTGCGCAGCAGCGGCGGGAATGGCCATGGCAATGGCAACGGGAGTACGGCGGCCCTGCACCAGGAGCTGCAGCAGGAGGAGGCGGACAGTGCGCCGGACAAGTCGGATGATGCCAGCGCCGTGCCGAGTGATGATGGCTGCCAGGCCAATGGGGATAGTGCGGATAATAGTCAGGCACTGGATAGCATCGATAGCCCGTCGCATCGGCAGCGCGGTCTCAGTCTGGGCAGGATCGAGGAGGGAGCCACGGGCGGGGGTCAGCTGAAGGTTGAGTCCTCCGACGTCTATCAGATTGTGGACGCACTGCGTCGGAACACTAACCTCAGCTTCGATCTCTCCTGCGAGGCGTTGCGCGTGGTGCTGACCAGCCTGGAGCAGCTTTACAATGGGGCCATCAATCCGTACCTGGAGGCAGTGGCTGTCCATGTCACCGGTAAGGTGGCCACGCCCAAGGAACTGCTGGGCATCACGCACGACGCCAAGCGGCTGCAGTACCTCTTCGCCCAGCTGGCCGACTGCAAGAACGACACGGAGCAGCGCACCTGGATGCTCTACGAGGACGAGGAGGACATCATTCAGTTCCTTGAGGAGCTCGTCGAGATT includes these proteins:
- the LOC119556650 gene encoding NCK-interacting protein with SH3 domain isoform X1, with the protein product MATAEAAAAEAGGASGPSVAAGSAGGGGGGSSDIGLGIGIGIEMLKALYDFQAVYPKTISFDEGEYFILYQTSARQRNWWQVVSMKGNIGFVPSNYVMKIKVEHDFLISFLNSSIESLEKCTDHEINGIMSKDELLDRLREKKHTMERLYAESSERDGDSSLSYSQSYSDKGSHRHSHPHPTQSQTQLHSQHRQHSPPPSGSGGGPQRLDMSKKSMSSPAVGSSCGALQNQGMIESPSMGSMQFQGSSCTIQTPQQQQPLPAPPAPAPSPSPSPAPATPTAAASSKAAAGGDVAQDNSITSEPSETTTTTTTTSEDVVTTYKETSQMSTSQQNKPANGSTASASISASASASALRSSGGNGHGNGNGSTAALHQELQQEEADSAPDKSDDASAVPSDDGCQANGDSADNSQALDSIDSPSHRQRGLSLGRIEEGATGGGQLKVESSDVYQIVDALRRNTNLSFDLSCEALRVVLTSLEQLYNGAINPYLEAVAVHVTGKVATPKELLGITHDAKRLQYLFAQLADCKNDTEQRTWMLYEDEEDIIQFLEELVEILINADESISCYEMSCDQYQMFINLVQYYQMETRWSIKRLLLKTFTAACHLDYIIVDILLTSVLPLEIVEDMKTHFSNLDRFKQLVKMLTIIFSLGQPMPVNHQDYLGVHFASFLLEIVEGNNPELLVDMVIALILAFNQQFSEHTFNVIIEGMQNLPSAKVFTEKLLLLLNREDDPTRLLKHPNEHMNTVLRMFIDIFSHSDTAGMFYTNDIKVLIDIVVRQLSDLDAGSSTRPCYLELCRRILRNTNYQEHQHRKHDLMKIFTRIFCEETECSASDQQLVREIANEFPQLFKA
- the LOC119556650 gene encoding NCK-interacting protein with SH3 domain isoform X2, encoding MLKALYDFQAVYPKTISFDEGEYFILYQTSARQRNWWQVVSMKGNIGFVPSNYVMKIKVEHDFLISFLNSSIESLEKCTDHEINGIMSKDELLDRLREKKHTMERLYAESSERDGDSSLSYSQSYSDKGSHRHSHPHPTQSQTQLHSQHRQHSPPPSGSGGGPQRLDMSKKSMSSPAVGSSCGALQNQGMIESPSMGSMQFQGSSCTIQTPQQQQPLPAPPAPAPSPSPSPAPATPTAAASSKAAAGGDVAQDNSITSEPSETTTTTTTTSEDVVTTYKETSQMSTSQQNKPANGSTASASISASASASALRSSGGNGHGNGNGSTAALHQELQQEEADSAPDKSDDASAVPSDDGCQANGDSADNSQALDSIDSPSHRQRGLSLGRIEEGATGGGQLKVESSDVYQIVDALRRNTNLSFDLSCEALRVVLTSLEQLYNGAINPYLEAVAVHVTGKVATPKELLGITHDAKRLQYLFAQLADCKNDTEQRTWMLYEDEEDIIQFLEELVEILINADESISCYEMSCDQYQMFINLVQYYQMETRWSIKRLLLKTFTAACHLDYIIVDILLTSVLPLEIVEDMKTHFSNLDRFKQLVKMLTIIFSLGQPMPVNHQDYLGVHFASFLLEIVEGNNPELLVDMVIALILAFNQQFSEHTFNVIIEGMQNLPSAKVFTEKLLLLLNREDDPTRLLKHPNEHMNTVLRMFIDIFSHSDTAGMFYTNDIKVLIDIVVRQLSDLDAGSSTRPCYLELCRRILRNTNYQEHQHRKHDLMKIFTRIFCEETECSASDQQLVREIANEFPQLFKA